Below is a genomic region from Microbacterium galbinum.
GACAGCCCTGCCTCCGCACCCGACGGCGGCGGTCTCCCGAAGGACGTGCCGTGCCCCCGCACACGCTCCCCCCGGTCGTCGCGTGCGGCGCCTACGAACGCGACAACCTCGGCGATCTGCTCTTCTTCGTGGTCGCCGATCACTTCGCGCGCGGCATCGTCGATGTCGAGTACACCGCGCCGATCGCCGTCGACATGTCCGCGCTCCTCGGGCGGCGGATCACCGCGACCGGCCCGACCCTCACCGAGAAGCCCGCCACGGGCATCTGGACCGTCGGTGGCGAGGTCGGCTCCACGCAGCGCGAGTACGTCTACCGGACCGCCGTCGACGACGCCGAGTGGTCGCGGTTCTCGTCACTCGACGCGGCCGAACAGGACGCGCTCCTCGACGAGGTGATGAACGCACGGATGGAGTCGCCGTACGTGCCGCGACCGAGCGCGTTCCCCCGCAACCGCGGGGCGCGCCTGGTGCTCAACTCCGTCGGAGTCTCGGGCATCGGCGGCCTGACTCCCTGGCGTGCCGCCGTCGCCACGAGCGCCCTGCGCGAAGCGCGCTACATCTCGGTCCGTGATCCGAAGTCCGCCGAACTGCTCGAGCGCCTCGGCATCCCGCACCGTCTCGCGCCCGACCTCGTCCACACGATCGCGTCGGTCCTACCGATCGATGCACCCCGCGACAGCTCCGTGCTCCTTCAGCTGTCGGAAGGACACATCCGCACGTACGGCATCGAGGCATGGACCGACGCCATCGTCGCGTGCTCGGAACTCGGGGATCATCCCATCCGGCTCTTCGTCGCCGGATCAGCGCCCGCGCACGATTCGATCGAGCGCTACCGCGAACTCATCGACCGGGTCTCGGCCGAGCGCCCGGACTGGGACATCGCCCTCAGCGACGCACGCTCGATCGACGACCGTGTGCGCGAGATCGCCACGGCCTCCCTCTGGATCGGCAGCTCATTGCACGGCCGCATCCTCGCGTGCGCCTACGGCACGAAGCGCCTCAGCATCGCCAAGCCGAAGGTCGACGTCTACGCCGAAACCTGGGACGCGGACTTCCCGTTCGGCATCGAGCCCTCCAGCCTTCCTGCTGCCGTGACCGCAGCACTCGAACACGAGCCGGATGCTGCGCATGCCGCGGCCCTCGCGGACTCCGCGCGCAAGAGCGTGGTCGACGCCCTGGCGGTCTTCACCGAAGCGGACGACGCGCCGGAGAGCGACGCTCTCGCCATCCGCATCGACGAGGTCACCCAGCTCCAGATCGCAGCGATGCGACTCGAGCACGAGCATGCCGAGGCGGTGCGCTTCGGCAAGGAGCGCGCAGCCGAGGCCCTCCGACTCGCCGGCGACAGGGATGAGCAGCGTCGGGCCCGGCAGGCCGTCGAGAAAGAACTCGCCGAATCACACGCTCGACTGAAGAAAGCGGAAACCGAGCTCGAGAGCCTGCGTTCACGGCTGCACGAGATCGAGACGAGCACGTCGTGGAAGATCGGATCGCGCCTCACCTCCGTGGCGCATGCGCTGCGACTTCCCCGACCGTCGTCGCTCCGACGGCGCGGGCGCGACGACTCCGCCGCGCGCTGACGAGAAGGGGCCCGGATGCCGAAGCATCCGGGCCCCTTCTCGGGAACGCTGAATCAGCGGACGACGACCGCCAGGACGTCGCGAGCCGACAGGACGAGGAATTCGTCCGCACCGAACTTGACCTCGGTGCCGCCGTACTTGCTGTAGAGCACGCGGTCGCCGACGGCGACGTCGAGCGGAACGCGGTTGCCGTTGTCGTCGATGCGACCGGGGCCGACCGCCACGACCTCGCCCTCCTGGGGCTTCTCCTTGGCGGTGTCGGGGATGACCAGGCCACTCGCGGTGGTCTGCTCGGCCTCGACCTGCTTGATGACGATGCGGTCCTCGAGCGGCTTGATGGAAACCGACACGGTCTACCTCTTCTTTCTTGACGCTGACACGAAAGACTTGTTCGCACTCTCAACCCGAGAGTGCTAACGCCAGTGTAGGCGCTTCGCTGGCACTCATGCAACGCGAGTGCCAGCCCCGCCGCCCGCGTAGGCTGAGCGAGTGGAGATGTCTGAGCTGCAAGCACTGCTGACCCCCGTCGGGCTGGAGTTGCTGGATGCGCTCGGCAGCGTCGAGTCGACGGACGAGGTCACGCGCGCGGTGTCGCGGTTGCGGGCCGACGGACACTCCCCCGAACTCGTCTCGGCCGTGGTCGGCCAGGCGCACCTGCGTGCGAAGGCGGGAGCGAAGTTCGGACCGTTCGCCGAGCGGATGCTGTTCACCCGCGCGGGCCTCGAGCAGGCCACACGTCTCGGCGTCGCCGCCCGCCACGCCCAGCGCATGCGCAGCGCGGGGCTGACCCGCATCGCCGACCTCGGCTCCGGGATCGGCGGCGATGCCCTCGCCTTCGCCGGAGCCGGTCTCGATGTGCTCGCGGTCGACGCCGACCCGGTGACCGCGGCGATCGCGGCGTACAACCTCGCCCCGTTCGGTGAGAGCGCGACCGTGCAGCACGGCACGGCCGAGAGCGCCGACCTCGACGGGCGCGACGCGGTGTGGATGGACCCCGCCCGGCGCACGGCCGGGCACAGCGAGACCCGTCGCGTCTCGCCCGACGACTACTCCCCCTCGCTGGACTGGGCATTCGCGCTCGCGTCCCGCGTGCCGACCGGGATCAAGCTTGGCCCCGCACACGATCGCGATGCGCTGCCGGCCGATGCCGAGGCCCAGTGGGTCAGCGCCGACGGCAGCGTGGTCGAGCTCGTGCTCTGGACCGGGGCTCTTGCCCGGGCCGGCGTGCGCCGCGCCGCGCTCGTGATCCGCGGCGAGCGCTCGCACGAACTCACCGCCGGCGCCGACGCCGTCGACGCCGAGGTGCGCCCGCTCGGCGCCTTCCTGCACGAACCCGACGGAGCGGTGATCCGGGCTCGTCTGATCGGCGACGTCGCCCGCAGCCTCGATGCCGGCATGCTCGACGAGAAGATCGCCTATCTGACCTCGGATGCCGCGCTCACCAGCCCCTTCGTGCAGTCCTTCCGGGTGCGCGAGACGATGGCCGCGAACCCGAAGGCGATCAATGCCGTGCTCAGGGCGAACGACATCGGCACGCTGGAGATCAAGAAGCGCGGAGTCGATATCGACCCGGCGCAGTTCCGCAAGAAGCTCACGCTGCGCGGTGGTGCCTCGGCCACGTTGATCCTGGTGCGGGTCGGAGACCAGCGCCGCGCGATCCTCGCCGACCGGGTGTCCGCCGCCGAGTAGGTCAGCCGGCTCGGGCTTCGGTGATCGTCAGGTAGGGCGTCTGGCTCGCGGTGAAGGCGAGAGTGAGCGACGAGCCGGGCCCGGAACCCGATCCGTCGTCCGACACGAAGGTGGACAGGCCGACGTCGATCGCCGTCGTGGAGGGCAGGCAGACCGCATCGAGCTGTGCGGCATCGACGATCAGGCAGGCCTCGGGCTCGACCGTCTCGCCGTATCGATTCGCCATCCAGACCGGCTCGTCTCGGAAGTAGCCGACGACGCTCAGGTTCATCTCGAAGCCCTGCGCGACGAGTTCCTCGGCCCGCGTGCGCTCGTCGCCGACGAACTGGGCGAGGATCGATGACGACGAGTCCCATTGCTGGATCGATGCGATCGGATCGCCGTCGGTGGCGACCACGATGTACGCATTGATCGTCGTGAAGACGGCGGTCACCTCGTCGACGGTCTCGCCGGGGCGCATGACCGCGACGTTGATTCCGACGTTCTGGAAATCGGACGTGCGCTGGCACTGGGATTGCGTCGCCTCGTCGACATCGACGACGGCGCAGGTCAGATCCCCTTCGCCCTTGGTGCCCAGCCAGACGATCGCACCGGAGTCGTCGTCCTGCCCGACCGCACGCAGCGTGCCGGGATCGAAGTCGGATTCGTCTTCGAGGAGAGCGCGCCGCTCCTGCTGCTCCGCGGTCAGCGCTATCGCATCGGACGGCGGCGCGAAGACGGCCCAGCCGATGCCGATCCCCAGCACGAGCATCAGCACTGCGGAGACCGTCACGAACCGCCAGTGCCGACGCAGCACCGCGTGCGTCCCCGGAGCCGCCTCCGGTTCTCGTGCGTCGATGGGGGCAGTCTCCGTAGCATCCGTCCCTTCCACCTGTCCGAGTGCGAGGGACTCCTCGAGGCTCGGCGCACGGTCGGTCGGACGATCGGATGCCGGAGCGGTCACCGTCGCGCGTGGAACCGCATGGTTCCTCTCGGGGAACGGGTCTGCGGATCCGGGGATGATGGTGCGACGACCCTGTTCGAGCTCACGCAGACGACTGGCCTCGTCTCGCGTCAGCGCGGCTGCGCGGCCGTACGCCTTGCGCTGCAGATCTCGCAGTTCGCCGTCAGTGCTCACTTCGCTTCTCCCGGCGCCGACTCCCGGGCGATCTCGAGGTACGACGGCCCCGCCCCGTAGGCATAGGTGATGCGGGTCGTCCCTCCGGTCTCCTCATCCGGGCGTTCGAACGCCAGGGACCGGGCACCCGCCTCCTCCGCGGCGTTCGGGTCGCACACCGAAAGCGGGGCTTCCCCGGAGCCGTCGTAGATCACGCACGTCTGCCCTGTCGCCGTGCGCGTGGCCGCCCATACGGGAGTGTCGCGGTCGTACCCGGCGATCCACAGACTCGTCCGCTCGAACCCGAGTGCCACGAGATTCTCTGCGATTCGCGACTGGTCCTCGTCGTAGAGCATGCCGTAGTTGTCGGCCTCGCCGTAGAGGAAGCTCTGCGAGAGCACCGCCGGGCGTCCGTCGAGAGTCAGGAACAGCTGCGCCGACACCTGGCGCTTGAGCTCGTCATCGACGTCGACGGTCAACGCCGCATCCATCCCCGAGGAGCGCACCGCATCCGTGCCGTTGCACGTCGGTCGGTACACTTCGCCATCGCTGAACACGAGGCATGTGGAGGCCCCGTCCCCCTTCGTCGCGGCCCACACGACCACGTCGGCCTCGACCGCCATGACTCGGATCGAACCGGCGTCGTACTCGCCGCCGTCGACGAGGCGCTGCTGCCACTGCTGCTGCGCCTCGCTGATCACGATGACGTGTTCGGCCGGCCGCGTGAGCAGCCAGCCGGCGACCGTGCCGATCCCGAAGACCACGACGATCGCGACCGCGATGGTGATCGTCCGTCGTATCGCCGACCGACGGGGCCGGTCGATGGACGGATTCTCCGCGCTCTCCTGGTCGTGCGGGTGTGCATCGATCTCCGACGGGGCGACCTCGCCGCCGGGGGTGACCGGCTCCGGACCGGAGGGATGCTCGACATCAGGGTCCCGGTCACGACGTGAACCGAGTTCCTCGAGACGTGCCATCTCAGCGGTGGTCAACCTGCCCTCACGCCCGTAGGCGCGCGCCTGCAGGGCGCGCAGTTCGACGGCTTCCTCGGCGTCGAGCATCCGACGTCAGCCCAGTCTCTCGAACTGCATGCCGGCCCAGACGAGCCAGCCCAGGCTGTACACCGTCGCGGTCAGCCCGAGCACGAGCGCCCAGCGACCCATCCCCCGGCTCTCGACCGGTCGACGCAACGACATGATCGACGCGATGATCGCAACCACCCCCACCGGCAGGCCCCAGCCGACGAAGAACGAGGCACCGAGGGCGACGATCGCTGCGAGCAGCGCCCACGGAGCGAGGCGGGCGTCATCGATGACCATCTCGGTCTCGGCGGGCGCCCACGCGGTGCGGCCCGTCGGGTCGTCCGCATCCGGACCGCTCACGACCACGGGCTCGATGCCCACGGGGCCGGTCGGCAGCCGCGTGTATCCGTCGCGACGCGCTCCGGGCAGTCGTGCGGAACCTGCCGGGCTCTCGACCTCGCCACTCGGCCGGTCGATGCGCGGAGTCGGTGAAGGCGTGGGCGTCCCCGGTGCGGGCGTCGGCTCCGTGGGGTCGGTCATACGGTGACCGCCTCCGCTACCTGGATCTCGGTTACGGGGAGCGTCGAGTCGGCGCCGAAGGCGAGCGTGGACGGCTGCTTGCCGGAGGAGATCAGCTCGGCGGCGAGCGCCGCGATCATGGCCCCGTTGTCGGTGCAGAGCGAGAGCGGCGGGATGCGTACCGTCACGCCCGCCGCGGCTGCGCGCTCGAGGGCGACGTCGCGCAGGCGGCGATTGGCGATCACTCCCCCGCCGAGCAGCAGTCGGGGAACGCCGAGGTCCGCGCAGGCGGCGAGCGCCTTCGTGACGAGCACGTCGACGACCGCCTCGCGGAAACTCGCCGCGACATCGGCCACCGGCACCTCGACGCCGTCGGCCTCGCATTTCTCGACCCAGCGCGCGACCGCCGTCTTCAGCCCCGAGAACGAGAAGTCATAGCGGTGCTTCGCCAGGTCGGAGGCGCGGGACAGCCCGCGCGGGAAGCGGATCGCGTTCGGGTCTCCGTCGACGGCCGCCCGATCGATCTCGGGCCCACCGGGGTACGGAAGCGAGAGCAGGCGGGCGACCTTGTCGAACGCCT
It encodes:
- a CDS encoding polysaccharide pyruvyl transferase family protein — its product is MPPHTLPPVVACGAYERDNLGDLLFFVVADHFARGIVDVEYTAPIAVDMSALLGRRITATGPTLTEKPATGIWTVGGEVGSTQREYVYRTAVDDAEWSRFSSLDAAEQDALLDEVMNARMESPYVPRPSAFPRNRGARLVLNSVGVSGIGGLTPWRAAVATSALREARYISVRDPKSAELLERLGIPHRLAPDLVHTIASVLPIDAPRDSSVLLQLSEGHIRTYGIEAWTDAIVACSELGDHPIRLFVAGSAPAHDSIERYRELIDRVSAERPDWDIALSDARSIDDRVREIATASLWIGSSLHGRILACAYGTKRLSIAKPKVDVYAETWDADFPFGIEPSSLPAAVTAALEHEPDAAHAAALADSARKSVVDALAVFTEADDAPESDALAIRIDEVTQLQIAAMRLEHEHAEAVRFGKERAAEALRLAGDRDEQRRARQAVEKELAESHARLKKAETELESLRSRLHEIETSTSWKIGSRLTSVAHALRLPRPSSLRRRGRDDSAAR
- the groES gene encoding co-chaperone GroES; translated protein: MSVSIKPLEDRIVIKQVEAEQTTASGLVIPDTAKEKPQEGEVVAVGPGRIDDNGNRVPLDVAVGDRVLYSKYGGTEVKFGADEFLVLSARDVLAVVVR
- a CDS encoding class I SAM-dependent methyltransferase, yielding MEMSELQALLTPVGLELLDALGSVESTDEVTRAVSRLRADGHSPELVSAVVGQAHLRAKAGAKFGPFAERMLFTRAGLEQATRLGVAARHAQRMRSAGLTRIADLGSGIGGDALAFAGAGLDVLAVDADPVTAAIAAYNLAPFGESATVQHGTAESADLDGRDAVWMDPARRTAGHSETRRVSPDDYSPSLDWAFALASRVPTGIKLGPAHDRDALPADAEAQWVSADGSVVELVLWTGALARAGVRRAALVIRGERSHELTAGADAVDAEVRPLGAFLHEPDGAVIRARLIGDVARSLDAGMLDEKIAYLTSDAALTSPFVQSFRVRETMAANPKAINAVLRANDIGTLEIKKRGVDIDPAQFRKKLTLRGGASATLILVRVGDQRRAILADRVSAAE
- the tsaD gene encoding tRNA (adenosine(37)-N6)-threonylcarbamoyltransferase complex transferase subunit TsaD, producing the protein MSEPLVLGIETSCDETGIGIVRGRTLLSNTIASSMDEHARYGGVVPEVAARAHLEALQPSIDAALAEAGVALADLDAVAVTSGPGLAGALMVGVGAAKGLAVSLDKPLYAVNHLVGHIAADILTADSEPLEYPTIALLVSGGHTSLLHVRDLTTDVELLGETMDDAAGEAFDKVARLLSLPYPGGPEIDRAAVDGDPNAIRFPRGLSRASDLAKHRYDFSFSGLKTAVARWVEKCEADGVEVPVADVAASFREAVVDVLVTKALAACADLGVPRLLLGGGVIANRRLRDVALERAAAAGVTVRIPPLSLCTDNGAMIAALAAELISSGKQPSTLAFGADSTLPVTEIQVAEAVTV